CAGAACAGCCGTGTTGGCCCCCCAACCTCCGTCTTTCTCCTCCGTCACGCTATTCACAAAACCTACAACACGTGTACGGCAATCACGTTTCCAGACGAGTCCTGCCCACcacttattaaaaaaatattattttgtttttcttaataaaataaaacaaattcaaacaaaaaaccgccttttgctattttttaattttggtctCGCAGCAAACtccgaataaataaaaacagaacaaaattattgttctttttttttgggaaaagaacaaaattattgtttggtataaaaaataaaatcaggtttttttatttaaaataatttttaagatTGACATAATTTCTTATTTTAATTCATAAGATTTAAATTCAACAGAAAGTGTCATATTTAAACATTAAatgtaatgctagagagattaaaaagtgtagataaaattttgtaaactaaatgatatgaaaatagatgattagattattacttttttttaacaaataatattatttatactaaaggAAATGAGAtgagcttaacctcacaataagctaataataatgtgattcaaactcGCATTTAGCAAGAattgaatctaagacctctcacttatgaAGAGAAATACTATAAGACCGTAGTAATAAGTGGCatttgattattacttaaacgttgataaacatgATCATTTTTATTAATGACACGTTATTTACTTTGTAAATTTTGTCTCTAAATTTAATATTCCTATCATTATTCAAACGTTAAATGCATGGTTTTTTCAAATTAAAAGAGAATTTTCCAGAAGAATCAAAATGTTATCGAATTAATTACAGAAGCAATTTctatagattttaaatttatgagATCACAGTAAATATTTATGACAATCTGCCGATTTAACCAAAAAACCATAAAATTACTCTCCCGCGTATAGAAAAAGATCCCCCTTAAAATGCTTCCACCGAAAGTCTCTCCATATTTTTCTCTCCTCCTACTCTTCCTCGTCCCAATTAAAACTCCCAACATTCCTCCTCctgacaaaaattaaaatccccaatttctctctctcttccaagCTATCAAAACCCACAGCCCTGACCGACGCGATTACCCCCGGTTCGATCTCATCTCGGCATCCCATGATGCCGGGGAGCGAAGAACGACAGCCGCTGCTGGCGCCTGCGCCGCCGCAGCAGCAGCGTATCCCCGACAATGCCCTGTTCGGGAAGTACGAGCTCGGCAAGCTCCTCGGGTGCGGCGCCTTCGCCAAAGTCTACCACGCCCGCAACGTCCTCACTGGCCAGAGTGTCGCCGTGAAAATCATCAACAAGAAGAAGCTCACCGGCACCAACCTCATGTCCAACATCAAGCGCGAGATCACCATCATGCGCCGCCTCCGCCACCCCAACATCGTCAAGCTCTACGAGGTCCTCGCCTCCAAGACCAAGATCTACTTCGTCGTGGAGTTCGTCAAGGGTGGAGAGCTTTTCGCCAAGGTGTCGAAGGGGCGGTTCTCAGAGAATCTCAGCCGGAAGTACTTCCAGCAGCTCATCTCCGCCGTCGGGTACTGCCACTCCCGCGGGATCTACCACCGCGATTTGAAACCCGAGAATTTGTTAATTGACGAGAGCGGGAATTTGAAGGTTTCGGATTTCGGGCTCAGCGCCGTGGCCGACCAGATCCGACCCGACGGGCTCCTCCACACGCTTTGCGGGACCCCTGCTTACGTGGCGCCGGAGATTTTGACGAAGAAGGGATACGACGGCGCGAAGGTGGATGTGTGGTCGTGCGGCGTGATACTGTACGTTTTGAACGCCGGGTATTTGCCGTTCAACGACCCCAATTTGATGGCGATGTATAAGAAGATTTACAAGGGCGAGTTCCGGTGCCCGAAATGGATGTCGCCGGATCTGAAGCGGTTTTTGGGTCGGCTCATGGATACCAACCCGGCGACCCGGATTACGATCGACGAGATTTTGAAGGACCCGTGGTTCAGAAAAGGCGGGTGCAAGGAAATCAAATTCTACGACGACGATTGTTCGATGGACGACGCCAAAATCGGCGGCGGCGAGGAGGAACAGAAGGGCGTGACGAGCCTGAACGCGTTCGATTTGATTTCGTTCTCGGCCGGGTTGGACCTGTCCGGGTTGTTCGAGTCGTCGAGCGGCAGCCCTGCGGAGGACGGCGAGCGCTTTATATCGGAGGAGACGGTGGAGAAGGTGATGGAGAGAGTGGCTGAGTTTGCCAAGGCGGAGAAGTTGAgggtgaggaagaagaaggattgGGGACTGGAGATGGAAGGGCAGAATGGAAATTTATCAATCGCTGTGGAGGTTTACAGATTGACTGATAatctggtggtggtggaggccaAGAGGACGGGCGGAGACGCCGCGCCGTTCAAGGAGATGTGGAAGAACAAGCTCAGGCCTTATCTGATTTGCCCAAATGATCAAAGCATCTCATCGTCCATGTCTTCTCCgtcgtcttcttcctcctcgCTCGCTTGCCCAGTCAACGAATGCTGATCGTGGGTGTCGAACGACAGGTCGTTTTCTGGAGTGGCAATTAAAATTAATCAagcaattaattaataaaaaaatgaaaaaaaaaaaattggtgatggttttgttgtgtttgtactggga
This window of the Malus domestica chromosome 03, GDT2T_hap1 genome carries:
- the LOC103418210 gene encoding CBL-interacting serine/threonine-protein kinase 11-like, coding for MPGSEERQPLLAPAPPQQQRIPDNALFGKYELGKLLGCGAFAKVYHARNVLTGQSVAVKIINKKKLTGTNLMSNIKREITIMRRLRHPNIVKLYEVLASKTKIYFVVEFVKGGELFAKVSKGRFSENLSRKYFQQLISAVGYCHSRGIYHRDLKPENLLIDESGNLKVSDFGLSAVADQIRPDGLLHTLCGTPAYVAPEILTKKGYDGAKVDVWSCGVILYVLNAGYLPFNDPNLMAMYKKIYKGEFRCPKWMSPDLKRFLGRLMDTNPATRITIDEILKDPWFRKGGCKEIKFYDDDCSMDDAKIGGGEEEQKGVTSLNAFDLISFSAGLDLSGLFESSSGSPAEDGERFISEETVEKVMERVAEFAKAEKLRVRKKKDWGLEMEGQNGNLSIAVEVYRLTDNLVVVEAKRTGGDAAPFKEMWKNKLRPYLICPNDQSISSSMSSPSSSSSSLACPVNEC